The Triticum aestivum cultivar Chinese Spring chromosome 6D, IWGSC CS RefSeq v2.1, whole genome shotgun sequence genomic sequence TGTTGTTGTTTCTTCAGGGCGCGCGACGACAACTCGCTGGAGGTCGATTTCGGCGCGCTGGACCTCTCCACGCCTCATCTGACGCTGCCGTCGTCCATCGGCAACGGGATGCAGTTCGTCTCCCGGTTCATGTCGTCAAAGCTGAGCGGCAAGCCGGAGAGCATGAAGCCGCTGCTGGACTACCTGCTAAATCTGAACTACCGCGGCGAGGTAAGCAACAACTAAGCATGCATGTTGATTGATCGTTCCATTCGGCATGGTCAGTGTCGACGGTAGAATGAGCTCGGCCTCTCCTCACTTTCTTGCAGAAACTGATGATCAGCGACACCATCGACACCGCCGACAAGCTTCAGACAGCATTGCTTCTTGCAGAGGTCTTCGTCGCAGGCCTGGAGAAGAGCACACCTTACCAGAATTTTGAACAAAAGTAAATATCAGAACACTTTGTTGTAATCAGACAGCTATAAACATAGAAAGCAGCAGGACATGCATGTTAGTATTTACTTATCAAAGATGTGTTTGCTGGCTGTTGCAGGTTTCAGGAGTGGGGATTGGAGAAGGGGTGGGGTGACACTGCCGAAACATGCAGAGAAACACTCAACTTCCTCTCCGAAGTGCTCCAGGCGCCGGATCCGATCAACATGGAGAAGTTCTTCAGCAGGGTGCCGTCGGTGTTCAGCATCGTGATCTTCTCCATCCACGGTTACTTTGGTCAAGAGAAGGTCCTTGGGTTGCCGGATACCGGCGGTCAGGTACAGGGATCATTATCCCACAATGGAAGATATAACCCTGAATCCACAGGTATCAATGCTTGAAACAGAAGCCAACATTTCAATCTTTCCTTGACAGGTAGTTTACATCCTGGACCAAGTTAGAGCTCTTGAAGAGGAATTGTTGCAAAGAATCAAGCGGCAGGGCCTGAATGTTACCCCGAAGATTCTTGTGGTAAGCTTCGATCGCCTTCATTAAACTACCATGACCTCACGCTGCAAGGAGGAAGCTTTTGACAGCTGCTCGAACATCTTGCAGTTAACAAGACTCATACCGGACGCAAAGGGAACCAAGTGCAACGTTGAGCTTGAACCGGTCGAGCACACGAAGCACTCGAGCATCCTCCGCGTGCCATTCAAGACTGATGATGGGAAAGATCTTCGCCAGTGGGTCTCCCGGTTTGACATTTACCCTTACCTGGAGAGATATGCCCAGGTATGTCAGCTAGGAATTTTCCTAGGTATTGGCAACACCTTGTGAAAGAACTGAATGTGACACTGATAACAAACCTTTATCATGGTGGTTTCAGGATTCTTCTGTCAAGATTCTTGACATACTTGAGGGGAAGCCAGACATGGTCATCGGCAATTACACCGATGGCAATCTAGTAGCATCCCTCTTGTCGAGCAAACTCGGGGTCACCCAGGTGAAAATGAGCTATCGAGATGAAATCCTGAAAAATGTTGTTCCTCTGTCACCAAACAAATCTGACATCAAAACCAACAGGGAACAATTGCACATGCTCTTGAGAAGACAAAGTACGACGATTCGGATGTCAAGTGGAGAGAAATGGATCACAAGTACCATTTCTCCTGCCAGTTCACTGCCGACATGATCGCCATGAACACTAGCGACTTCATCATCGCTAGCACCTACCAAGAAATAGCCGGAAGGTCAGTCACTCCGTAAACTAAAATCAGTCTCTCAGCAATGTCGTGCAACTCATCCCAGGATTCCCTGACAAAATGCAGCAAAGACAAACCTGGGCAGTATGAGAGCCACTACGCCTTCACAATGCCAGGGCTGTGTCGCTACGCCACAGGCGTCAACGTCTTCGATCCCAAGTTCAACATCGCCGCCCCTGGCGCTGATCAATCCGTTTACTTTCCATTCACACAAAAGCAGGCTCGGCTGACAGACTTGCACCCCCAAATCGAGGAGCTACTCTACAGCAAGGAGGACAATGATGAGCACTTgtaagtaatatatatatatataaggcttTTTAATTTACTGTTGACAACATTAACTGCTAATAACTCTGGACTGTGATATGATTCAACCAGAGGGTACCTAGGGGACAGAAGCAAGCCAATCATCTTCTCGATGGCAAGGCTCGACAAGGTGAAGAACATTACCGGGCTGGTCGAATGGTATGGTGAGAACAGGAAGCTCAGGGACCTTGTCAACCTGGTCATCGTTGGGGGGCTCCTGGAACCTTCACAGTCAAACGACAGAGAAGAGATCGAGGAGATCAACAAGATGCACAGCTTGATGGACAAGTACCAGCTCAAGGGACAGATCCGCTGGATCAAAGCACAGACCGAGCGCGTGCGCAACGGCGAGCTGTACCGTTGCATTGCAGATACCAGGGGGGCCTTCGTTCAGGTAAAAAAAAACTCAAATACAGTTAAGCATGAAACTCAAGCACTGACTATGTGACTGAACCGTGTCTTTCAGCCTGCACTCTATGAGGCATTTGGACTAACGGTCATCGAGGCGATGAACTGCGGGCTGCCAACCTTTGCAACAAATCAAGGAGGACCAGCGGAAATCATCGTCAATGAGGTTTCGGGTTTCCACATCAACCCGCTCAACGGCAAGGAGGCAAGCGACAAGATAGCAGCCTTCTTTCAGAAATGCAAGGAGGACCCCACCTACTGGAACAAGATGTCCACTGCCGGACTCCAGCGCATCTATGAGTGGTCCGTAGAATCATCATCCTAGAATACTTATGGATAactatgcttcttcttcacaaaatAATTTAATAATGTCTTGTCTGTGATTTTAGTTACACGTGGCAGATTTACGCGACTAAAGTTCTGAACATGGGGTCGATGTACGGCTTCTGGAGGACTCTGAACAAGGAAGAGAGGCAGGCCAAACAGCTCTACCTACAGATGTTCTACAACCTTCAGTTCAGGCAGCTGGTAAGTTGAGAAAAACATAAGGTAGGTGACACCAACATAACAGAACCCAAACCAATTTCACTGATGTCATCTGTTACTGCTGTTTTCAGGTCAAGACTGTCCCTAAGGTAGGCGAACAACCCGCACGGCCTACGGCGGGAAGCACGGCGCCTGCTAGGATTGCACCGAGGCCAAGAGAAAGGCAAGTGTGCCCGCTGTTACGAAATTTACTGAGGCGATAGCAGGGAAGCAACTGACTGACCTGACCGTTTGTTGTTTCGACTCTTCAGAAGGCCGCAGACGAGGATTCAGAGGTGAGAATTGCCACCAATCATCAAGCTGCAAAACAACAAAAGAAGCATATCAGGTCACACTGGTATAAAACTGATGAATCTCTGAATATTGTGTTTGCAGGATCGCGACCAGCTTACTCGGCCCGGTGCTCCCGACGTCCAACTTCTCCCAGGATGCAGCCTGAAGTGAAGACCAAACACCATAAACCAGAAATGTGCCCTGTGTTCCTGTGTGTGTGCCATTGATTTGGAAAGTTCCAATGAAACTGGAACTAATCATGATGATTATGAGAGTAATGCAAAGTGTGAAGAAAAGGAGAAATGTGAGCCCTGCACTCATTATGATAGTGAGTGAAGCAACAGCAGTTAACTGCTTCTGCGTCATGCAAAAGCAAGCAAAATACTGATAACTTATACAGTGATAAGACAACATAAAGCAAGTAACACCAGCAGAGCTTCAGAAACGAGATTTCAAGCTCCAGACCCTTAAAAGTACTCGAGGTTCAACATTTACAACATAACAAAGCACACGCATAGATGGTACTTCAGCAAACATAGGCCAGCATAGTACGGCGCACGAGACAGCGGCCGGCGGATTATTACTACTTTCTTCACATAATTACAATGACAAGGGGCGACCCGCCGACTTAAGGAGCATTTTAAGCTCCGCCTTCACGGGCTTCAGCAGTAGAACATGACGTTCTTCACATTGTCCTTCAGAGCTGGAAGGGGCTTGACAGCTGCGCCGCCGGGGGCCCGAGTACCGCGTGACGCCGACGAGCCGGACGTCGGTCCACGCCCACCGGGCCCACTTGCCATAGAGCCGCTGTCGGAGCTCTCTGGCTCCATGTAGAAACGGGCACGGAAGGCGGCCAGATGAGCATAGTATGCAGGTGGAACTGCAATGGAACAGTTCAGGAAAATATGACTTCAGAAAGGAGACAAAGCAGTAGAAGTATTTTTCACCGAAACAAGGCAGTAGAACTTTGACAGTGATCCCTGGAAGAAGGTAACTTACCAATCGACACCGAACGAGTGCACCTCGCGTAGCTGCAGAAGTGGTTCAAGTTAGAAAtgaattttctaaaaaaaaattaaGACAGAGAGGGGACTAACGTGTAGCAGAGGTTGTTGGTGAGAGTCTGCAACCCATCAGCTGTAAAGTTGTTCTCGTCCCACAAGACGTGATAATGAGCGGGACGGCTGGTGCCCTAGAGACAAGAGGATATTATATAGATTGTCTGTTGGACCCTTAGATCACAAGATGAGATGCAAGCAAATTCTGTCTGGTGATTACCTTGATGCCAGCATGGCTGCACAAGTAAAAGTCGAATTCAGTCGGATGACAGATCTTCGTGTCCACAACGGTACCTTCAGATGTAGAGCATTTGGGAAGGAAGCCCATTTCAGACCAGTCAgcaggcagcagcagcaacagcagagtACATGGGTGAAACCATGGTAGCAATGTGTGGTATGAGTTGTTTGTAAAATCTACGTACCTGGGAGTATGTTCCCACTCCTGTCCATCGAGTTCTTATCATTGTGATTGTGCGCAAATAGTCTCGTGTGATGGCGTTTCTGAACCACGATGAAAGTCACCTGTGGTTGGTAGTTTGCCTCCAGGGAGGCACAGGCCTGAGTCACACACAATGAGATCAGAATCTAATGGAAACATCTGAATACGGATAAATAAAGAACTGGATGGATGAAGTAGGTACTTACTTTTCGGATCGCATTGAGTTCAAACAGCAGAACTTGGTAAAACTGGCCCTCGCTAACGCCATCCCTGATAAAAGTATATAAGACAGGGCATCAGTGAAAGCAGACAGCACATGACCTGGTGTTCTCTGATTGGGCATGCACAAACCTGTAAAATATTATCCGCTGGGGCTTCTCACCGGTCGATTTCTTAAAGGATATAAGTAGCTCCctgcatttttttgtagtgtaatgaaTTGCTAGGATGTTCATAAGTTATAACTATTTAAAAATAGACGAGCAGTGTACCTAATCATGCCACTACTGACTGGTCCTTTCTGGGGATCTTGCCGGACCTTGTACAAATCCTCTATCAGCTCTTGCCGGTGCGCCTGAGCAGAAACTAACCCCGCGTACCTCGTAACCTCAGGCCAATCTTGGGAGGCTACAACCTACAAGACAGCGTGCAGTGACTGATTAACAGAGTACCAAACACCTCTTGCCAAAAAAATAATAGTCAAAGACTTGAGAACAGGTAGTCAGGTACTAAATATTTTTCAACTTACAGCAGCGATCGAGGGACTGCTGTCCTCGCCAGGATGAGGATGGGTCACATCAGCACCAAATATGATCGTAGGTCTGTCGGTGACCAGAGGAATACGCCTCGACAATGCATCCACCAGGACAGTGTTCCTGCCCCCGACCTTACAAAGCGAAAAAAGGTCAAGGAACATGGAACAAAGATGTAAATTGTGAAGAAAAGCAGCATCAGGGCACACTAACCTTGACATTTATCTTCAGTGCAATGTTTGCATAAATTTGCTTGTTCAATTTGAACACCTGCTTCGTGCAACAGCATTGCGAAACTATTCCAAGATCTATTTCGCACACGCGCTTCAGATCACCTAGCATCAGATAAAGAAACAAGTAACTGTAACAACGAACATCATGAACAATTAACTTAGGAAGGTTGCATTTGTCAGATACCATAAAGCGAGCCGTTGTTATCAGGAAGGATTCCAATAAGCAGATCAAGCTCCCGGCGCTGGGGTCCAAGAATGTTCATTGCCTCATGGTACCGAGCTTTGAGAGCTCGCTCCACTTGATCCGGGCGTGCACTCATGGGTGGAAGAACAGGCTCCAGAGCGAAGTCCTATCATGATGATGCATGATACTGTTACTGCTGAAGAAGACTAGATGAAGACTCAAAGCACAAAGCCTACGATTCATGTTGATGCTTTTATATCTATGGATCTTGGTGTGGTTCCTTCATGCTGATATGCGCATTAATTTTGCAGGAAGCATGCCAAGAATACTTGCCATTCCCGAGTCTTGGCACATCTGAGCAAGTTGATGGCAGAAATCACGAGCAAGCTTGTCCGGCACGTTACGGGCGAAATTGACGCACATCCAGCTTCTGACTTTGCCACCATTGACCATTTTCTGGTTATGAAAAATGAAAAGGGACATTAGATATTTATGGAgaagagaaaagtatgtttttggtccctcaagcTCCCCAAAAGTATAGACTTGATCCCTCAAGATTTTTTGGTATACATTTGGTCCTTCAAGTCTCAAAACCAGATAAGTTTGGTCCAAAATCAGATTTTAAGCACGTTGACCGGGTTTGACAAcgtttgaccatgttgaccatgtttGAATGATGAACTGTAAATTCAAAAGCATGTTGGTTTTCACAAGCATGGTTTTTGTcacaaaatttcagttttttttgaatttgtttcctagttttttgaatttactgttcaccggtcaaacctggtcaaaccccagtcaacgTGCTCAAAATCTGGTTTTGGACCAAACTTATCTGGTTTTGAGACTTGAAGGACCAAATATATACCaaaaaatcttgagggaccaagatggggaacttgagggaccaaaaatATACTTTTCTCTATGGAGAATAAACAAATATATACGTCTATTTGGTTAACGAAACTTGGTCAGTGCTGAAAACCAATCGACTTTCAGGGGAAAAAAATCTGACACCGACTGACTGATGTTGGGCAGAAACTTCAGATTGTCAGTTACAGAACACTATTTTTTTTCAATACTCATTTGTTTTGTATTGTGCAATTCAACAGATACGGCATGCATGCAGAGTCTTCTGACTTCCGTTTTTTTGTAGGGCTAAGATGAAGCAAAAGTAAGATACAGGTAGATCGAAACCAGGAGCTGCTAAGGTCAAACTTTCTAGCTGGAAAGCTGCGTATTACGAAGCTTGCCAACATAAAAAAAAATGCAGGGCGCAAAGGCCTGTCGTTCATAGGAGCTGTTGACATGCACAGTGCTGCTTCAGTGTTTCTGAAGCAAGTTGCTTGCAAACAACTTGGCTAAGAGTTGTTTATTCAACCTTTGCTATTTGTTGGTTGGGCACAAAGTCTAACTAGCAAGTTATTTGTTTCAATCTTCAGTTGGCTCCCCTTTTGGTTCCCTCCCTTTCGGTTATTTCCATATACCAGAGATGAGGCTACTTTAGAGTTGAGTcagcaaataaataaataaaaagatagCCTTTGCTCCCGAAACAAAAGATGAGAGAACTTTGTGAACAGAAGAATATTTATGTGattaccttgttcatcatattccaCTGACCAACTCTGGGTAAACAATCCTTTTCTCTACCAGTCTCGTTGTACTTAAGCTGCATCAAGAGAAAAGGCGGCATAAAGCATGTCTGTAAAGTCAAAAGTTTACAGGCAAAGGATGCCCCATTCGCTTAGCGCAACTGCACTGCTGGGAGATGACCAAGGGTACGGCGGCGAAATAGCGAGTAAAATTCACAGTAAGTGGGACGACCTACCCGTGGGGCCGGCAAaatccgtgcatctactgatgccAGACGGTCGCTAATCTTAATGCCGAACTCTTTCGCATAAGGATCCTCCTGATAAGCATTGTGTTTGACCATCTGTGTTTccgaaaaacagaacaaaaaaagagGGGCAAGAGTTATATACTGAAGTTGCACAAACAATTATCTGTAGAAACACATCAGACATGAAAAACAAGAAATTTCATGCCTGGGTTATATCACGCTCCCGATCACGCGGGTACTGACATGTCTCATCCAAGAGAGCTCTTATCTGATTCTGATTTAGTCTCTTGGAGTACCTCTGTCCCTCCACTATTTTGCAGACCTGAACAAGCTCAACTCTGGTCAGAACATATCCAAATGAAAATGGTTCGAACATTTAATTGCTTTGGGCACTTGGCTTACCTCCATAGGCAAGTAATTTGGACGCTGCTGATTGCCAACTTGGAGGCAAGGCAGGTACGTGTGCTGGATGGCAAAGCCATATGTCTCCTGAAAGTATTGTACGACTGACTTTACTGTACCCCCTTCATCAACAGGAAAACTGCGGCATGAAGAAACAACGGATCATTCTCAGGGAATATAGCAAGCAGGGTTCATTTGGTAAATGCTTTCTAAAAATATCATAAAAAACTTGCATACGTTAGCTCTCGAGTTGCCTGGGTTGTCAGACCAGATATTCGGTACTTCCTTCGCATGTTGCCACGATGAGTAACTTCCACCTTTACTCCTCTCAGTGCCTTCTTGATCTATGGTATCAACAAAGAGCACAGAAATAAGTTTTGGAACAGTAGGCACTGAGCAAATTTCAGCTCAAGAAACCCACATTTTATCTGCTCTTAAAAGGACAAGTTAGTTTCGCGGGGAGACCTTAACACGTTCGGCGTCTGAGAGGGGCCTCGAATGGATGTCAGAACGCAGCAGCTGCGCGGCATAATCTATCACAGGCAATGGCTCAATGAAA encodes the following:
- the LOC123146363 gene encoding protein argonaute 1C isoform X2, producing the protein MGSRRGRPQQQQYPPPARGGGRGPIPQQQGGGRGTQGFTAAPPQHPRHDAAAGRGRGRAARGDGPSSPAPAAAGPLGRLPPELRQAMEDPSPPPAQPVPVPAQAEAAAATGQAAIPASSKAIRFPLRPGKGSAGTRCLVKANHFIAQLPDKDLHHYHVSITPEVTSRVVNRAVIHELVNLHRAAYLGGRLPAYDGRKSLYTAGPLPFASKEFQITLLDDDDGSGAQRRQRNFKVVIKFAARADLHRLGMFLAGRHAEAPQEALQVLDIVLRELPSARYAPFGRSFFSPDLGRRQPLGDGLESWRGFYQSIRPTQMGLSLNIDMSATAFIEPLPVIDYAAQLLRSDIHSRPLSDAERVKIKKALRGVKVEVTHRGNMRRKYRISGLTTQATRELTFPVDEGGTVKSVVQYFQETYGFAIQHTYLPCLQVGNQQRPNYLPMEVCKIVEGQRYSKRLNQNQIRALLDETCQYPRDRERDITQMVKHNAYQEDPYAKEFGIKISDRLASVDARILPAPRLKYNETGREKDCLPRVGQWNMMNKKMVNGGKVRSWMCVNFARNVPDKLARDFCHQLAQMCQDSGMDFALEPVLPPMSARPDQVERALKARYHEAMNILGPQRRELDLLIGILPDNNGSLYGDLKRVCEIDLGIVSQCCCTKQVFKLNKQIYANIALKINVKVGGRNTVLVDALSRRIPLVTDRPTIIFGADVTHPHPGEDSSPSIAAVVASQDWPEVTRYAGLVSAQAHRQELIEDLYKVRQDPQKGPVSSGMIRELLISFKKSTGEKPQRIIFYRDGVSEGQFYQVLLFELNAIRKACASLEANYQPQVTFIVVQKRHHTRLFAHNHNDKNSMDRSGNILPGTVVDTKICHPTEFDFYLCSHAGIKGTSRPAHYHVLWDENNFTADGLQTLTNNLCYTYARCTRSVSIVPPAYYAHLAAFRARFYMEPESSDSGSMASGPGGRGPTSGSSASRGTRAPGGAAVKPLPALKDNVKNVMFYC
- the LOC123146363 gene encoding protein argonaute 1C isoform X1 produces the protein MWAPRSTPLSSHFHHHQRFPPLLSSSIPPKQSRSQSEAVPTDRPIQQRGEASSSPRPAGMGSRRGRPQQQQYPPPARGGGRGPIPQQQGGGRGTQGFTAAPPQHPRHDAAAGRGRGRAARGDGPSSPAPAAAGPLGRLPPELRQAMEDPSPPPAQPVPVPAQAEAAAATGQAAIPASSKAIRFPLRPGKGSAGTRCLVKANHFIAQLPDKDLHHYHVSITPEVTSRVVNRAVIHELVNLHRAAYLGGRLPAYDGRKSLYTAGPLPFASKEFQITLLDDDDGSGAQRRQRNFKVVIKFAARADLHRLGMFLAGRHAEAPQEALQVLDIVLRELPSARYAPFGRSFFSPDLGRRQPLGDGLESWRGFYQSIRPTQMGLSLNIDMSATAFIEPLPVIDYAAQLLRSDIHSRPLSDAERVKIKKALRGVKVEVTHRGNMRRKYRISGLTTQATRELTFPVDEGGTVKSVVQYFQETYGFAIQHTYLPCLQVGNQQRPNYLPMEVCKIVEGQRYSKRLNQNQIRALLDETCQYPRDRERDITQMVKHNAYQEDPYAKEFGIKISDRLASVDARILPAPRLKYNETGREKDCLPRVGQWNMMNKKMVNGGKVRSWMCVNFARNVPDKLARDFCHQLAQMCQDSGMDFALEPVLPPMSARPDQVERALKARYHEAMNILGPQRRELDLLIGILPDNNGSLYGDLKRVCEIDLGIVSQCCCTKQVFKLNKQIYANIALKINVKVGGRNTVLVDALSRRIPLVTDRPTIIFGADVTHPHPGEDSSPSIAAVVASQDWPEVTRYAGLVSAQAHRQELIEDLYKVRQDPQKGPVSSGMIRELLISFKKSTGEKPQRIIFYRDGVSEGQFYQVLLFELNAIRKACASLEANYQPQVTFIVVQKRHHTRLFAHNHNDKNSMDRSGNILPGTVVDTKICHPTEFDFYLCSHAGIKGTSRPAHYHVLWDENNFTADGLQTLTNNLCYTYARCTRSVSIVPPAYYAHLAAFRARFYMEPESSDSGSMASGPGGRGPTSGSSASRGTRAPGGAAVKPLPALKDNVKNVMFYC
- the LOC123146364 gene encoding sucrose synthase 7; the protein is MASSSSSSYMPLRRSDSVADMMPEALRQSRYQMKRCFQRYVSKGRRLMRNQQLMEELEASAGDDKPEKARLAEGFLGYVICSTQEAVVLPPLVAFAVRTNPGVWEFIRVHSGDLSVEEITPSAYLKCKETLYDEKWARDDNSLEVDFGALDLSTPHLTLPSSIGNGMQFVSRFMSSKLSGKPESMKPLLDYLLNLNYRGEKLMISDTIDTADKLQTALLLAEVFVAGLEKSTPYQNFEQKFQEWGLEKGWGDTAETCRETLNFLSEVLQAPDPINMEKFFSRVPSVFSIVIFSIHGYFGQEKVLGLPDTGGQVVYILDQVRALEEELLQRIKRQGLNVTPKILVLTRLIPDAKGTKCNVELEPVEHTKHSSILRVPFKTDDGKDLRQWVSRFDIYPYLERYAQDSSVKILDILEGKPDMVIGNYTDGNLVASLLSSKLGVTQGTIAHALEKTKYDDSDVKWREMDHKYHFSCQFTADMIAMNTSDFIIASTYQEIAGSKDKPGQYESHYAFTMPGLCRYATGVNVFDPKFNIAAPGADQSVYFPFTQKQARLTDLHPQIEELLYSKEDNDEHLGYLGDRSKPIIFSMARLDKVKNITGLVEWYGENRKLRDLVNLVIVGGLLEPSQSNDREEIEEINKMHSLMDKYQLKGQIRWIKAQTERVRNGELYRCIADTRGAFVQPALYEAFGLTVIEAMNCGLPTFATNQGGPAEIIVNEVSGFHINPLNGKEASDKIAAFFQKCKEDPTYWNKMSTAGLQRIYECYTWQIYATKVLNMGSMYGFWRTLNKEERQAKQLYLQMFYNLQFRQLVKTVPKVGEQPARPTAGSTAPARIAPRPRERRPQTRIQRIATSLLGPVLPTSNFSQDAA